In Pseudomonas hamedanensis, a single window of DNA contains:
- a CDS encoding MFS transporter produces the protein MTTMWRTCGWVLLGSALILALSLGIRHGFGLFLSPMSAQFGWGREVFAFAIALQNLIWGLAQPFTGALADRFGAAKVVLIGGVLYAAGLVCMGLADSPLSLSLSAGLLIGIGLSGTSFSVILGVVGRAVPAEKRSMGMGIASAAGSFGQFAMLPGTLGLIGWLGWSAALLVLGLLVAMIVPLVSMLKDKPLPLMGHEQTLSEALREACGHSGFWLLAFGFFVCGFQVVFIGVHLPAYLVDQHLPPTVGTTVLALIGLFNIFGTYTAGWLGGRMSKPRLLTALYLLRAVVIVLFLWLPVTTTSAYLFGMAMGFLWLSTVPLTNGTVATLFGVRNLSMLGGIVFLFHQLGSFLGGWLGGVVYDRTGSYDLIWQVAVLLSLLAAALNWPVRERPVERLQPRASAA, from the coding sequence ATGACAACGATGTGGCGTACGTGCGGTTGGGTGTTGCTTGGGAGCGCGCTGATCCTGGCGTTGTCATTGGGCATACGGCATGGCTTCGGTCTGTTCCTGTCGCCGATGAGTGCGCAGTTCGGCTGGGGGCGTGAGGTATTCGCCTTCGCCATCGCCTTGCAGAACCTGATCTGGGGCTTGGCACAACCGTTTACCGGCGCGCTGGCCGACCGCTTCGGCGCGGCGAAAGTGGTGCTGATCGGCGGCGTACTGTATGCCGCGGGCCTGGTCTGCATGGGGTTGGCTGATTCGCCGCTGAGCCTGTCGCTGAGCGCTGGCCTGCTGATTGGTATCGGCCTGTCCGGCACCTCGTTTTCGGTGATCCTCGGCGTCGTCGGTCGCGCTGTACCGGCCGAAAAACGCAGCATGGGCATGGGCATCGCCAGCGCCGCCGGCTCCTTTGGCCAGTTCGCCATGCTGCCGGGCACGCTCGGCCTGATCGGCTGGCTCGGCTGGTCGGCGGCGCTGTTGGTGCTGGGGCTGCTGGTGGCGATGATTGTGCCGCTGGTGAGCATGCTCAAAGACAAACCGTTGCCGCTGATGGGGCATGAACAGACGCTCTCCGAGGCGCTGCGTGAAGCCTGTGGGCATTCCGGTTTCTGGCTGCTGGCGTTCGGCTTTTTCGTTTGTGGTTTTCAGGTGGTGTTCATCGGCGTGCATCTGCCGGCCTATCTGGTCGATCAGCATCTGCCGCCGACCGTCGGCACCACGGTGCTGGCGTTGATCGGGCTGTTCAACATCTTCGGCACCTATACCGCTGGCTGGCTCGGCGGGCGCATGTCCAAGCCGCGCCTGTTGACGGCGTTGTACCTGCTGCGTGCAGTGGTGATCGTGCTGTTCCTGTGGCTGCCGGTGACGACCACGTCGGCTTATCTGTTCGGCATGGCGATGGGGTTCCTGTGGTTGTCGACGGTGCCGTTGACCAACGGTACGGTGGCGACCTTGTTTGGCGTGCGCAATCTGTCCATGCTCGGTGGCATCGTGTTCCTGTTCCATCAGCTCGGCTCGTTCCTCGGCGGCTGGCTGGGCGGGGTGGTGTATGACCGTACCGGGAGTTATGACTTGATCTGGCAAGTGGCGGTTCTCTTGAGCCTGCTGGCGGCGGCACTGAACTGGCCCGTGCGCGAGCGTCCGGTCGAGCGCCTGCAACCGCGCGCGAGCGCCGCATGA
- a CDS encoding cobyric acid synthase gives MTTLMVQGTTSDAGKSTLVTALCRWATRQGVAVVPFKPQNMALNSAVTADGGEIGRAQAVQAQAANLQPHTDMNPVLLKPNSDTGAQVIIHGRAVTTMNAVAYHDYKAIAMQAVLASHERLSAAYPLVMVEGAGSPAEINLRAGDIANMGFAEAVDCPVLLIADINRGGVFAHLVGTLELLSPSEQARVKGFVINRFRGDIALLQPGLDWLEQRTGKPVVGVLPYVMDLHLEAEDGIDQRQTDKAEQVSKVVVPVLPRISNHTDFDPLRLHPQVDLQFIGPGQAIPAADLIILPGSKSVRSDLAYLRANGWDTAISRHLRYGGKVLGICGGLQMLGEQVHDPLGLEGAAGSSTGLGLLAFETQLEAEKQLRNVRGRLALENAEVSGYEIHAGVTTGPALENAAVHLDDGRCDGAQSADGQVFGTYLHGLFESPQASAALLRWAGLSDVQEVDYHGLRERDIERLADLVEKHLDTGLLRQLCGI, from the coding sequence ATGACCACTTTGATGGTGCAAGGCACCACTTCCGACGCCGGCAAAAGCACGCTGGTGACCGCGTTGTGCCGCTGGGCGACCCGCCAGGGCGTGGCGGTGGTGCCGTTCAAGCCGCAGAACATGGCGCTCAACAGCGCCGTGACCGCTGACGGCGGCGAGATCGGCCGCGCGCAAGCGGTGCAGGCACAAGCGGCGAATCTGCAACCGCACACCGACATGAACCCGGTGTTGCTCAAGCCCAACAGCGACACGGGCGCCCAAGTGATTATTCATGGCCGCGCTGTGACCACGATGAACGCTGTCGCCTATCACGATTACAAAGCCATCGCGATGCAAGCGGTGCTTGCTTCCCACGAGCGACTGAGTGCGGCGTATCCGCTGGTGATGGTCGAAGGCGCCGGTTCGCCAGCGGAGATCAACCTGCGCGCAGGCGATATCGCCAACATGGGTTTTGCCGAAGCGGTGGATTGCCCGGTGCTGCTGATTGCCGACATCAATCGCGGCGGCGTCTTCGCCCATCTGGTCGGCACCCTGGAGTTGCTCTCGCCGAGCGAACAGGCGCGGGTCAAAGGCTTTGTCATCAACCGTTTTCGCGGCGACATCGCCTTGCTGCAACCGGGCCTCGACTGGCTCGAACAGCGCACCGGCAAACCGGTGGTCGGCGTGTTGCCGTACGTGATGGACCTGCATCTTGAGGCCGAGGACGGTATCGATCAGCGGCAGACCGACAAGGCCGAACAGGTGTCGAAAGTGGTGGTACCGGTGCTGCCGCGCATCAGCAACCACACCGACTTCGATCCGCTGCGCCTGCACCCGCAGGTCGATTTGCAATTTATCGGGCCGGGGCAGGCGATTCCGGCTGCCGACCTGATCATTCTGCCGGGCTCGAAAAGCGTGCGCAGCGATCTCGCCTATCTGCGCGCCAATGGCTGGGACACGGCGATCAGCCGGCATCTGCGCTACGGCGGCAAGGTGCTGGGGATTTGCGGCGGTCTGCAAATGCTCGGCGAGCAGGTGCATGATCCGCTCGGGCTCGAAGGCGCTGCCGGCTCCAGTACCGGGCTGGGGTTACTGGCGTTCGAGACGCAGCTCGAAGCCGAGAAGCAACTGCGCAACGTCCGTGGACGGCTGGCGCTGGAAAACGCCGAAGTCAGCGGTTATGAAATTCATGCTGGCGTAACCACCGGGCCGGCGCTGGAGAATGCGGCGGTGCATCTGGACGACGGCCGTTGTGACGGTGCGCAAAGTGCGGATGGTCAGGTGTTCGGCACCTATTTGCATGGCTTGTTCGAATCGCCCCAGGCCAGTGCCGCGTTGTTGCGCTGGGCCGGGTTGAGTGACGTGCAAGAGGTCGATTACCACGGCTTGCGCGAGCGTGATATCGAGCGCTTGGCGGATCTGGTGGAGAAGCATCTGGATACCGGGCTGTTGCGTCAGCTTTGTGGGATTTGA
- the cobC gene encoding alpha-ribazole phosphatase family protein, translating into MTLRVDLLRHGETELGGGLRGSLDDALTENGWMQMRTAVVAGGPWDRIVSSPLQRCARFAAELGERLNLSVHLDKDLQELHFGAWEGQSAAALMETDAEALGLFWADPYAFTPPQGEPVSEFSLRVLAAVARLHAAYAGERILLISHGGVMRLLLAQARGLPREQLLNVEVGHGALFALTVAADGALREGH; encoded by the coding sequence ATGACGCTGCGGGTGGATCTGCTGCGCCACGGCGAGACGGAGCTGGGCGGCGGCTTGCGCGGCAGCCTTGACGATGCGCTCACCGAAAACGGTTGGATGCAGATGCGCACAGCGGTGGTCGCGGGTGGGCCGTGGGATCGTATTGTCAGCTCGCCGTTGCAGCGCTGCGCGCGGTTTGCCGCCGAACTCGGTGAGCGACTGAACCTGTCGGTGCACCTCGACAAGGATTTGCAGGAGCTGCATTTCGGCGCCTGGGAAGGGCAGAGCGCAGCAGCGTTGATGGAAACGGATGCCGAGGCGCTGGGGCTGTTCTGGGCTGATCCGTATGCGTTCACGCCACCGCAAGGCGAGCCGGTCAGCGAGTTTTCCTTGCGGGTGCTGGCGGCGGTTGCGCGGTTGCACGCGGCGTACGCAGGAGAGCGGATTTTGTTGATCAGCCACGGCGGTGTGATGCGCCTGTTATTGGCGCAGGCGCGCGGATTGCCGCGCGAACAATTGCTCAATGTCGAAGTCGGCCACGGTGCGCTGTTTGCGCTGACGGTCGCGGCGGACGGCGCGCTCAGGGAAGGTCACTGA
- the cbiB gene encoding adenosylcobinamide-phosphate synthase CbiB: MSVALLSVAAVALDALLGEPKRWHPLVAFGNFAGRIEQRFNAGGRGWRSHGVTAWVIAVLPLTLLATALSWAPYVGWIIEIVALYCALGMRSLGEHVAPVAAALRADDLGEARKRVGYLVSRQTDELDSNAVARAATESVLENGSDAVFAALFWFAVAGAPGVVLYRLSNTLDAMWGYRNERFERFGWAAAKIDDVLNYIPARLVAFTYALLGKTRLALKCWRTQAPQWDSPNAGPVMASGAGALGVELGGPAIYHGELHERPQLGEGQAADADSIERGWQLVQRGVWLWLLILCVGAEFYA; encoded by the coding sequence ATGAGTGTGGCGTTGTTGAGTGTCGCCGCGGTGGCGCTGGATGCGCTGCTCGGTGAACCGAAACGCTGGCATCCGCTGGTCGCGTTCGGCAATTTTGCCGGGCGCATCGAGCAGCGTTTCAACGCCGGCGGCCGTGGCTGGCGCAGCCATGGCGTCACCGCATGGGTGATCGCGGTGCTGCCGCTGACCTTGCTCGCCACCGCGTTGTCCTGGGCGCCCTATGTCGGCTGGATTATCGAGATTGTGGCGCTGTATTGCGCCCTCGGCATGCGCAGCCTCGGCGAGCATGTCGCGCCGGTCGCAGCAGCCTTGCGTGCCGATGATCTCGGCGAGGCGCGCAAGCGGGTCGGTTATCTGGTCAGCCGTCAGACCGATGAACTCGACAGCAATGCTGTGGCCCGCGCCGCCACCGAATCGGTGCTGGAAAACGGCAGCGATGCGGTGTTTGCCGCGCTGTTCTGGTTTGCCGTTGCCGGTGCGCCGGGCGTGGTCCTCTATCGCTTGAGCAATACCCTCGACGCGATGTGGGGTTATCGCAACGAACGCTTCGAACGGTTCGGCTGGGCGGCGGCGAAAATCGACGACGTGCTGAACTACATTCCTGCGCGTCTGGTGGCGTTTACCTACGCGCTACTGGGCAAGACCCGACTGGCCTTGAAGTGCTGGCGCACCCAGGCACCGCAGTGGGACAGCCCCAACGCCGGGCCGGTGATGGCCTCGGGTGCCGGGGCACTGGGCGTCGAACTGGGTGGCCCGGCGATCTATCACGGCGAACTGCATGAGCGTCCTCAGCTCGGCGAGGGGCAGGCGGCGGATGCCGATTCGATCGAGCGTGGCTGGCAATTGGTCCAGCGCGGGGTATGGTTATGGTTGCTGATTCTCTGCGTGGGGGCTGAATTCTATGCTTGA
- a CDS encoding adenosylcobinamide-GDP ribazoletransferase, whose protein sequence is MLPLWIALQFLSSLPIRLPGMPEPEQLGRSLLFYPLVGLLFGLILYTLNLLLAGAPSLLHAALLLTVWVLLSGALHLDGLADSADAWLGGFGDRERTLTIMKDPRSGPIAVVTLVLVLLLKFAALLALIEQGQGMALVIVPVLGRAALLGLFLTTPYVRAGGLGQALADHLPRKGGWWVLGLSALGCLLIAGISAVVALLISLGVFVWLRRVMLRRLGGTTGDTAGALLELLEMMVLVGLALG, encoded by the coding sequence ATGCTGCCGCTGTGGATCGCCTTGCAGTTTCTCAGCAGTCTGCCCATTCGTCTGCCAGGCATGCCTGAGCCGGAACAACTTGGGCGGTCGCTGCTGTTCTATCCGCTGGTGGGATTGCTGTTCGGGCTGATCCTCTACACGTTGAATCTGTTGTTGGCCGGTGCGCCGTCGTTGCTTCATGCAGCGCTGTTGCTGACGGTTTGGGTGTTGCTCAGCGGTGCGCTGCACCTGGATGGTCTGGCCGACAGCGCGGATGCCTGGCTCGGTGGTTTCGGTGATCGCGAACGCACGCTGACGATCATGAAAGATCCACGCAGCGGGCCGATTGCAGTAGTCACGCTGGTGTTGGTGCTGCTGCTGAAATTCGCTGCGCTGCTGGCGTTGATTGAGCAAGGACAAGGGATGGCGCTGGTCATCGTGCCGGTGCTGGGCCGGGCGGCGCTGCTGGGGTTGTTTCTGACCACGCCGTATGTGCGTGCGGGTGGCTTGGGCCAGGCGCTGGCCGATCATCTGCCGCGCAAGGGCGGTTGGTGGGTGCTGGGGTTGAGTGCGCTGGGTTGCCTGTTGATCGCGGGGATCAGTGCGGTCGTGGCGCTGCTGATTTCACTTGGGGTGTTTGTCTGGCTGCGGCGGGTGATGCTGCGACGGTTGGGCGGGACTACCGGGGATACAGCGGGGGCGTTGCTGGAGTTGCTGGAAATGATGGTGTTGGTTGGGCTGGCGTTAGGCTGA
- the cobD gene encoding threonine-phosphate decarboxylase CobD has translation MLEHGGRLRKAALDYAIAEADWLDLSSGLAPWPFPIPEIPLRAWARLPETDDGLEQAACDYYGAAQVLPVAGSQMAIQLLPRLRRAGKVGVLSPCYAEHAEAWRRSGYIVRELLEQEVEFFLDSLDVLVVVNPNNPTGRSLTPARLLDWHARLAQRGGWLVVDEAFMDNTPQLSLAPYAHQVGLVVLRSFGKFFGLAGVRLGFVLAERKLLKLLAEQVGPWAVSGPTRVLGTACLQDTEGHTRQRIRSDEASERLAALLARYGFEPQGGCALFQWLITEHAQTLYEFMARRGILLRLFTHNSSVRFGLPADAAEELRLEQALIAFAKDHP, from the coding sequence ATGCTTGAGCACGGTGGCCGGCTGCGCAAGGCGGCACTCGATTACGCGATTGCCGAAGCCGACTGGCTCGACCTGTCCAGCGGCCTGGCGCCATGGCCGTTCCCGATTCCGGAAATTCCGCTGCGCGCCTGGGCACGCTTGCCGGAAACCGATGACGGTCTGGAGCAGGCTGCGTGCGATTACTACGGCGCCGCGCAGGTGTTGCCGGTGGCCGGTTCACAAATGGCCATTCAGTTGCTGCCGCGTCTGCGCCGGGCCGGCAAGGTTGGCGTGTTGTCGCCGTGCTATGCCGAGCATGCCGAGGCCTGGCGCCGCAGCGGTTACATCGTCCGTGAATTGCTGGAGCAGGAAGTTGAGTTCTTTCTCGACAGCCTCGACGTGTTAGTGGTGGTCAATCCGAACAACCCGACCGGCCGGAGCCTGACCCCGGCGCGCCTGCTCGACTGGCATGCACGGTTGGCGCAACGCGGTGGCTGGCTGGTGGTTGATGAAGCGTTTATGGACAACACTCCGCAACTGAGCCTGGCGCCGTATGCGCATCAGGTCGGGCTGGTGGTGTTGCGTTCGTTCGGCAAGTTTTTCGGCCTGGCGGGGGTGCGACTCGGCTTTGTCCTGGCCGAGCGCAAGTTGCTCAAACTGCTCGCCGAGCAAGTAGGACCGTGGGCGGTGAGCGGGCCGACGCGAGTGCTCGGTACGGCTTGTCTGCAAGACACCGAGGGCCACACTCGCCAACGGATACGCAGCGATGAGGCCAGCGAACGGCTGGCGGCATTGCTGGCGCGTTATGGCTTTGAGCCGCAGGGCGGCTGCGCGCTGTTTCAGTGGTTGATCACCGAACACGCCCAGACGCTGTACGAATTCATGGCCCGTCGCGGCATCCTCTTGCGCCTGTTTACGCACAACAGCAGTGTGCGTTTCGGCCTGCCTGCCGATGCGGCTGAAGAGTTACGTCTCGAACAGGCGTTAATCGCCTTCGCCAAGGACCACCCATGA
- the bluB gene encoding 5,6-dimethylbenzimidazole synthase, producing MTDNTFSEAERAAVYKAIAERRDMRHFTGGTVAPELLRRLLEAAHQAPSVGLMQPWRFIRISDRALRGQIRNLVEEERIRTAEALGERSDEFMKLKVEGINDCAEVLVAALMDDREKHIFGRRTLPEMDMASLSCAIQNLWLASRAEGLGMGWVSLFEPQALADLLKLPEGAKPLAVLCLGPVREFYPAPMLVLEGWAQTRPLNELLYENYWGVRR from the coding sequence ATGACCGACAACACATTCTCCGAAGCCGAGCGCGCAGCGGTCTATAAAGCCATCGCCGAACGCCGCGACATGCGCCACTTCACCGGCGGCACCGTTGCGCCCGAGCTACTGCGTCGTCTGCTTGAAGCCGCACATCAGGCGCCGAGCGTCGGCTTGATGCAGCCCTGGCGCTTCATCCGCATCAGCGATCGCGCTCTGCGCGGACAGATCCGCAACCTGGTCGAAGAAGAGCGCATCCGCACAGCCGAAGCCCTCGGCGAGCGTAGCGATGAGTTCATGAAACTCAAGGTCGAAGGCATCAACGACTGCGCCGAAGTGCTCGTCGCGGCGCTGATGGACGATCGCGAAAAACATATTTTCGGCCGGCGCACGCTGCCGGAAATGGACATGGCGTCGCTGTCCTGCGCGATCCAGAATCTCTGGCTGGCTTCCCGTGCCGAAGGCCTGGGCATGGGCTGGGTCTCGCTGTTCGAGCCGCAGGCGCTGGCCGATTTGCTCAAGCTGCCGGAGGGCGCCAAGCCGCTGGCGGTGTTGTGTCTGGGCCCGGTCAGGGAATTCTATCCGGCGCCGATGCTGGTCCTCGAAGGCTGGGCGCAAACACGGCCGCTCAATGAGTTGCTGTATGAAAATTATTGGGGAGTGAGGCGATGA
- the cobU gene encoding bifunctional adenosylcobinamide kinase/adenosylcobinamide-phosphate guanylyltransferase, producing the protein MLQLILGGARSGKSRLAEKLASESHLAVTYIATSQPLDGEMNQRVAHHRARRPAEWVLIEEPLELARVLRESASAERCLLVDCLTLWLTNLLMLDDAERLSAEREALLECLAALPGEIIFVSNETGMGVVPLGELTRRYVDEAGWLHQTLAERCQRVVLTVAGLPLTLKGPAL; encoded by the coding sequence ATGCTCCAACTGATCCTCGGCGGCGCCCGCTCCGGCAAAAGTCGCCTGGCGGAAAAACTCGCCAGTGAAAGCCATCTCGCCGTCACCTACATCGCTACCAGCCAGCCGCTGGACGGCGAGATGAACCAACGCGTCGCCCATCACCGCGCGCGCCGCCCGGCCGAATGGGTATTGATCGAAGAGCCGCTGGAACTGGCCCGCGTGCTGCGCGAAAGCGCCAGTGCCGAGCGTTGCCTGCTGGTCGATTGCCTGACGCTGTGGCTGACCAACCTGCTGATGCTCGACGACGCCGAACGTCTCAGCGCCGAACGTGAAGCCCTGCTCGAGTGCCTGGCCGCGCTGCCGGGTGAAATCATTTTTGTCAGCAACGAGACCGGAATGGGTGTCGTGCCGCTGGGCGAATTGACTCGCCGTTATGTCGATGAAGCCGGTTGGCTGCATCAAACTCTGGCCGAGCGCTGTCAGCGTGTTGTCCTGACCGTCGCCGGCCTGCCCCTGACTTTGAAAGGACCTGCGTTATGA
- a CDS encoding MarR family winged helix-turn-helix transcriptional regulator, whose product MLPSQCLCTNLRRAARGVSRHYDGALDGFGINVAQYSLLCNLQRLDQPSISELAEAMGLDRSTLGRNLRVLEGEGLVALAEGDDLRNRIVKLTEIGVQRLAAALPAWEAAQQRLIDRLGAEKRETLLRLLDELA is encoded by the coding sequence ATGCTTCCTTCTCAGTGTTTGTGCACCAACCTGCGTCGCGCCGCGCGTGGCGTCAGCAGGCATTACGACGGCGCCCTCGACGGCTTCGGGATCAACGTTGCCCAGTATTCTCTGCTGTGCAATCTGCAGCGTCTGGATCAACCGAGTATTTCCGAACTGGCCGAAGCGATGGGACTGGATCGCAGCACCCTTGGGCGCAATCTGCGCGTGCTGGAAGGCGAAGGCCTGGTGGCGTTGGCCGAAGGCGACGACCTGCGTAACCGCATCGTCAAACTCACCGAAATCGGCGTGCAACGCCTGGCAGCAGCGCTGCCCGCCTGGGAAGCGGCGCAACAGCGGTTGATTGACCGTCTCGGTGCCGAGAAGCGCGAAACCTTGCTCAGACTGCTGGATGAACTGGCCTGA
- a CDS encoding cobyrinate a,c-diamide synthase: MNQPRHCPAVLIAAPASGQGKTTVTAALARLHRNQGRKVRVFKCGPDFLDPMILERASGAPVYQLDMWMVGEQESRRLLWEAAAEADLILIEGVMGLFDGTPSSADLARHFGVPVLAVIDGTAMAQTFGALALGLARYQPDLPFAGVLANRVGTLRHAQLLEGSLTEGLRWYGALSRETGIELPSRHLGLVQASELNDLDVRLDAAADALASSCEVALPPAVEFAAPDVLTAEPLLDGVRIAVARDEAFAFTYGASLDLLRAMGAELRFFSPIRDSQLPEADSLYLPGGYPELHHVALSKNTPMLEAIRAHHLAGKPLLAECGGMLYLLDSLTDVDGTRAELVGLLKGDAVMQKRLAALALQAVDLPEGSLRGHTYHHSLTTTELTPIARGLSPNGGRGAEAVYREGRMTASYVHFYFPSNPAAVAALFAPHLETAIASRLPPTMEHPNPVGASLLAKGP, translated from the coding sequence GCCCCGTCACTGCCCGGCGGTGCTGATCGCCGCGCCGGCCTCCGGTCAGGGCAAGACCACCGTCACCGCCGCGCTCGCCCGTTTGCATCGCAATCAAGGGCGCAAGGTACGCGTATTCAAATGCGGCCCGGACTTTCTCGACCCGATGATTCTCGAGCGCGCCAGCGGTGCACCGGTGTATCAACTGGACATGTGGATGGTCGGCGAGCAGGAAAGCCGTCGCCTGTTGTGGGAAGCGGCAGCCGAGGCGGATCTGATTCTGATCGAAGGCGTGATGGGGCTGTTCGACGGTACGCCGTCCAGCGCTGATCTGGCGCGGCACTTTGGCGTGCCGGTGCTCGCGGTGATCGACGGCACGGCAATGGCGCAGACGTTCGGTGCACTGGCGCTGGGTCTGGCGCGCTATCAGCCAGACCTGCCGTTTGCCGGCGTGCTGGCCAACCGTGTCGGCACCTTGCGCCATGCGCAATTGCTCGAAGGCAGCCTGACTGAAGGCCTGCGCTGGTACGGCGCGTTGTCCCGCGAGACGGGCATCGAACTGCCGAGCCGGCACCTCGGTCTGGTCCAGGCCAGTGAATTGAATGATCTGGATGTGCGCCTCGACGCGGCGGCCGATGCGCTGGCCAGCAGTTGCGAGGTCGCGCTGCCGCCGGCCGTCGAATTCGCCGCGCCGGATGTGTTGACTGCCGAGCCGTTGCTCGATGGCGTACGTATTGCCGTCGCCCGTGACGAAGCGTTTGCCTTCACCTACGGCGCCAGTCTCGATCTGCTGCGTGCGATGGGCGCCGAGCTGCGCTTCTTCTCGCCGATCCGCGACAGCCAATTACCCGAGGCGGACAGCCTTTATCTGCCGGGCGGTTATCCGGAGTTGCATCATGTTGCGCTGTCGAAAAACACGCCGATGCTTGAAGCGATCCGCGCGCATCATTTGGCGGGTAAACCATTGCTCGCCGAGTGTGGCGGGATGTTGTACCTGCTCGACTCCTTGACCGATGTCGACGGCACCCGCGCGGAACTGGTCGGGTTGCTTAAGGGCGATGCGGTGATGCAGAAGCGTCTGGCGGCGTTGGCGCTGCAAGCGGTCGATCTGCCGGAAGGTTCGTTGCGCGGGCATACCTATCACCATTCGCTGACCACAACAGAGTTGACGCCGATTGCCCGGGGCTTGAGTCCGAATGGCGGGCGTGGGGCGGAGGCGGTATACCGGGAAGGGCGGATGACGGCTTCTTATGTGCATTTTTATTTTCCGTCGAATCCTGCGGCTGTCGCTGCGCTGTTTGCGCCACACCTTGAAACCGCTATCGCGAGCAGGCTCCCTCCTACAATGGAACACCCAAACCCTGTGGGAGCGAGCCTGCTCGCGAAAGGGCCATGA
- the cobT gene encoding nicotinate-nucleotide--dimethylbenzimidazole phosphoribosyltransferase yields MTQPWWLNPCKPVDLDAVASAAARQQQLTKPAGSLGRLESVAVQLAGLQGQVKPTLAQVWIAIFAGDHGVVAEGVSAYPQEVTGQMLLNFVSGGAAISVLARQLGAQLEVVDLGTVNPALNLPGVRHLNLGAGTANFAQGAAMTQAQGELALQAGRDSVLRAKAAGTQLFIGGEMGIGNTTAASALACALLDCPVAHLTGPGTGLNAEGVSHKAQVIERALALHAAQRGDALQTLCNLGGFEIAALVGAYLTCAQEGIAVLVDGFICTVAALVAVRLNPASRDWLLFGHRGAEPGHRHVLETLSAEPLLELGLRLGEGSGAALAVPLLRLACDLHGQMATFAEAAVADRPA; encoded by the coding sequence ATGACCCAACCCTGGTGGCTGAACCCGTGCAAACCGGTGGATCTCGACGCCGTTGCAAGCGCGGCAGCGCGACAGCAGCAACTGACCAAACCGGCCGGCTCGCTCGGGCGGCTGGAGTCGGTGGCGGTGCAACTGGCCGGTCTGCAAGGTCAGGTCAAACCGACGCTTGCGCAGGTGTGGATTGCGATTTTTGCCGGCGATCATGGTGTGGTGGCGGAGGGCGTTTCGGCTTATCCGCAGGAAGTCACCGGGCAAATGCTGCTCAATTTTGTCAGCGGCGGCGCGGCGATCAGCGTGCTGGCGCGTCAGCTCGGTGCGCAGCTGGAAGTGGTCGATCTGGGCACGGTGAATCCGGCGCTGAATCTGCCGGGCGTGCGCCATTTGAACCTCGGCGCAGGCACGGCGAATTTCGCTCAAGGCGCAGCGATGACTCAGGCGCAGGGCGAACTGGCGTTGCAGGCCGGTCGCGACAGTGTGTTGCGCGCCAAAGCCGCCGGCACGCAATTGTTTATCGGCGGCGAGATGGGCATCGGCAACACCACGGCGGCCAGTGCGCTGGCGTGTGCCTTGCTTGATTGCCCGGTGGCGCACCTGACCGGTCCTGGCACCGGGCTGAATGCCGAAGGCGTCAGCCATAAAGCGCAAGTGATCGAGCGCGCGCTGGCGCTGCATGCCGCACAGCGTGGCGATGCCTTGCAGACGCTGTGCAATCTCGGCGGTTTCGAGATTGCCGCGTTGGTCGGCGCTTATCTGACCTGCGCGCAGGAAGGGATCGCGGTGCTGGTCGACGGTTTTATCTGCACCGTCGCTGCGCTGGTCGCGGTCCGTTTGAATCCGGCCTCGCGTGATTGGCTGTTGTTCGGCCATCGCGGTGCCGAGCCGGGACATCGTCATGTGCTGGAAACCTTGAGCGCCGAGCCGTTGCTGGAGCTTGGCCTGCGCTTGGGCGAGGGCAGTGGCGCGGCGTTGGCGGTGCCGTTGTTGCGCCTGGCGTGTGACCTGCACGGGCAGATGGCGACGTTCGCCGAAGCCGCGGTGGCGGATCGCCCGGCATGA